The nucleotide sequence GTCAGGCAGTTCGCGCAGCGGCACGGTGCGGGTGCGGCCACTCGGCAGTTCCACGCGGGCCAGCCGACCACGCGGGCTGTCTTCCAGTCCGTCCACCACCCAGCGTTCGCTCCAGCCTTCCGCCTGCTCCCCCTCGTACATATACCCCCCTGCGGCGGCCCACAGGATAACGTTCACCGCTCCGCCCGTCTGCTGCCCCTGCTGTGTCTTTCCCATGATTCGACCCTCCCCCGGTTCCAGCCTTCACTTCTCTGCCTGGAACGTAACTTTCCGCCCGTTTTCTCTGGCTGGCCGTAGTGTGCCACCTATCTTGACTCGTGTCAAGGAGGTGATTTTGGGCAGGCTTGGCGGGTCGGGAAGCGGGCCAGGAAAAAGTGGGGCAGCCCTTCAGGACGGCTTTTTCAGGTTTTGTCCTGAGCCGCCCACGCGGGAAGCTGGTGCCATACGGCGCCGTAGAAGGCCGCCGCCACAGCCCACAGCAGCAGCGCGGCGGGCCAGGACGACAGCGACGCGCACCCCAGCAAAAAGGCGACGGCGGGCGCACTGGCCCCCTGAATGGCGGCGCTCAGACCGCGCTGCTCACGTGGAATCTGGGGACTGACCGCCGCGCGGCGGGCCAGCCACAGCGTGCCGAGACCCAGCAGCACGGCGGTCAGGACCAGGGCGGCGGTCACCGGCAGGCCCAGCGGCGCCGGGCGAGTCAAGAGGTAGAGCAGGCCCAGCGGCAACCCCGGCAGCGCCAGCACCAGAAACGCGAGCCGCAGCGCCAGCCGCAGCCCCGCCACCCGTTCGGCGGGTGTGCCGCGCAGGGCGGCGCCGAGGCGGGTCAGCAGGGGGGGGCGCTCAGTCATGGCCGAG is from Deinococcus wulumuqiensis R12 and encodes:
- a CDS encoding DUF3006 domain-containing protein, translated to MGKTQQGQQTGGAVNVILWAAAGGYMYEGEQAEGWSERWVVDGLEDSPRGRLARVELPSGRTRTVPLRELPDGVREGDLLEVRSGVGGLVFRRLEAETRAARQEAQARLEQLNAGEGRPGQHTLSINSDGEIDL